One segment of Onychomys torridus chromosome 3, mOncTor1.1, whole genome shotgun sequence DNA contains the following:
- the Tmem72 gene encoding transmembrane protein 72: MKLQVFWTGLEYTCRLLGITTAAVLIGVGTETFLRGQFKSLAFYLLFTGVTISVCEGTYFVAQLLAICFKCQPGSLAHRAREKAHWLGCFQKFLAYMLLSVACFLHPVLVWHVTIPGSMLIITGLAYFLLSKRKKRKAAPEVLAPTDQYTDPSSSIVSTTGSGDTEQTYTFHGALKEGPGSFFIHMKSILKGNKKPRVLQPQDTLMELALEPADSLAKKKQVHFEDNVVRIIPSLTEGLDDSDSGPEETASDTTPIIPPPSQTPLFLPSLMATDLF; encoded by the exons ATGAAGCTCCAGGTATTCTGGACTGGGCTGGAGTACACCTGCCGGCTCTTGGGTATCACCACTGCTGCAG tGTTAATTGGAGTGGGCACTGAGACCTTCCTCCGGGGACAGTTCAAAAGCCTGGCCTTCTATCTGCT GTTTACAGGAGTCACCATCTCCGTGTGTGAAGGGACCTACTTTGTGGCACAACTGTTGGCCATCTGCTTCAA GTGTCAGCCGGGGTCTCTGGCACACAGAGCAAGGGAGAAGGCCCACTGGCTGGGCTGCTTCCAGAAGTTCCTGGCCTACATGCTACTGTCTGTGGCCTGCTTCCTCCACCCTGTCCTGGTCTGGCATGTGACCATTCCAG GCTCCATGCTAATCATCACTGGCCTGGCCTACTTCCTGCTGAGCAAGcggaagaaaagaaaggctgcCCCAGAAGTGCTGGCCCCCACAGACCAGTACACAGACCCTTCCAGCAGCATTGTGAGCACCACAGGTTCTGGGGACACTGAGCAAACGTATACTTTCCATGGGGCCCTCAAGGAGGGGCCTGGCTCATTCTTCATCCACATGAAGAGCATCCTGAAGGGGAACAAGAAGCCACGTGTCCTGCAGCCCCAAGATACCTTAATGGAACTGGCGCTGGAGCCAGCTGACTCCTTGGCCAAGAAGAAGCAGGTACACTTTGAAGACAATGTGGTCAGAATCATCCCGTCCCTCACTGAAGGTCTGGATGACAGTGACAGTGGGCCAGAGGAAACTGCCTCTGACACGACCCCCAtcattcctcctccctcccagaccccgctctttctgccttctctcatGGCCACTGACCTGTTCTGA